The following proteins are co-located in the Cydia fagiglandana chromosome 2, ilCydFagi1.1, whole genome shotgun sequence genome:
- the LOC134679665 gene encoding sodium/potassium-transporting ATPase subunit beta-1-like, whose product MELNQLNRDPSRPLNVVRIATNGIRDVPPNPPPKPPEFVPPHLQQQERQKRKWYKFCYDKQNKTVCDRSCTSWLYILSYSIFYIIFLCVFTMILLYASLCIIKKTEVYNNDPEKLLLYRGHSSIGLTAIPTAVNKMSLISYKDSDYKKYVAALEHVVSKKYSKDSKQLGPCGVAPFGYGDSPCVLVKINRHYGSSALPLKHRSLNSSDVPGQIKQLASTAPKLWLQCSGSSPYDTEHIGTVKYYPDPPGFDPGIYAPGDDSQGLVGVQFSNFTKGMALSIECSLYYEGGRSTVDFVLYVSSSKKVT is encoded by the coding sequence ATGGAATTAAATCAACTGAATAGGGATCCTTCGCGGCCGTTGAACGTTGTTCGTATCGCGACGAATGGTATCCGTGATGTTCCTCCTAATCCTCCCCCTAAGCCTCCGGAGTTCGTTCCCCCTCATCTTCAACAGCAAGAACGACAAAAACGAAAATGGTACAAATTCTGCTAcgataaacaaaataaaactgttTGCGACAGATCTTGCACGAGCTGGTTATATATTTTGTCTTACTCAATTTTCTATATCATATTTTTGTGCGTATTCACAATGATTTTACTTTATGCATCCCTATGCATCATTAAAAAGACTGAAGTTTACAATAACGATCCTGAAAAATTACTTTTATATCGCGGACATAGTAGTATAGGCTTAACTGCCATACCGACTGCTGTGAATAAAATGTCACTAATTTCGTACAAAGATAGTGATTATAAGAAATATGTGGCCGCCCTGGAACATGTCGTCAGTAAAAAGTATTCGAAAGATAGCAAACAGCTAGGACCGTGTGGAGTAGCACCTTTCGGATACGGAGACTCGCCTTGTGTTCTTGTAAAAATAAACAGACATTACGGCTCCAGCGCATTACCTCTAAAACATCGAAGTCTTAACTCTAGCGACGTTCCTGGTCAAATTAAGCAATTGGCAAGCACGGCTCCCAAGCTCTGGCTGCAATGTAGCGGCAGCAGTCCTTACGATACAGAACATATTGGCACAGTTAAGTACTATCCAGACCCTCCGGGATTCGACCCTGGAATATATGCTCCGGGTGACGACTCACAGGGTCTGGTCGGAGTGCAGTTTTCCAATTTCACTAAAGGAATGGCTTTATCAATTGAGTGCAGTTTGTATTATGAAGGCGGTAGATCTACGGTGGACTTTGTTCTGTACGTTAGCAGCTCGAAAAAAGTAACATAA
- the LOC134678239 gene encoding uncharacterized protein LOC134678239, whose amino-acid sequence MPVFPQAVMWSRKQSVCSAVSGASKGEDDPLSGGLQLYPFAIALRVRVLQIVCGIGGIVVGAVGWLEERQQVELGLGVPAGGITVLAAATSVYYSRGFGGWPSSRAGAPRAWGAPWRALGPSPCAAVPLTLLWTAALAAHIAMLAFCIRSLLNIGCGSSTCIGVAGAQLSVSVSTLAAAVFMLQLDLRYDASLSPPPRHSDMHTCTAVSMVPLTSVAAHSGNSGDADGSPHEKTKEAPSPLEPT is encoded by the exons ATGCCTG TGTTTCCGCAAGCAGTGATGTGGTCGCGCAAGCAGTCAGTGTGTAGCGCGGTCAGCGGCGCGTCGAAGGGCGAAGATGATCCGCTCAGCGGAGGCCTGCAGCTCTACCCATTCGCCATCGCTCTGCGGGTGAGGGTGCTGCAG ATCGTGTGCGGCATCGGCGGAATAGTGGTGGGAGCGGTGGGCTGGTTGGAGGAGAGACAGCAGGTCGAGCTCGGGCTCGGTGTACCGGCGGGGGGCATCACAGTGCTGGCGGCAG CAACATCAGTGTACTACAGCCGAGGCTTCGGCGGCTGGCCGTCCTCACGGGCAGGCGCGCCGCGCGCGTGGGGCGCCCCGTGGCGCGCGCTGGGCCCATCACCCTGCGCCGCCGTGCCTCTCACGCTGCTGTGGACGGCAGCTCTAGCAGCCCACATAGCCATGCTGGCCTTTTGTATCAGATCGCTCTTGAATATCGG ATGCGGCAGCAGTACGTGCATAGGCGTGGCGGGCGCGCAGTTGTCCGTGTCCGTGTCAACGCTAGCTGCCGCTGTCTTCATGCTACAGCTTGACCTCCGGTACGACGCGTCGCTGTCCCCGCCGCCGCGCCACTCCGACATGCACACCTGCACTGCTGTGTCTATG GTGCCGCTGACGTCGGTTGCGGCGCACAGCGGGAACAGCGGCGACGCGGACGGTAGCCCGCACGAGAAGACCAAGGAAGCCCCTTCGCCGCTGGAACCCACCTGA